Proteins from a genomic interval of Fundulus heteroclitus isolate FHET01 chromosome 21, MU-UCD_Fhet_4.1, whole genome shotgun sequence:
- the LOC105932149 gene encoding NLR family CARD domain-containing protein 3 isoform X2, whose amino-acid sequence MEDWGLRENRAELPGSSCPSLRSDGSKGHSPNFSNEQALSLGQHYRQKADPRISSFPSMRSDGSKGHSPNFSSELGLPDTEGQHYRQKTDPRRSTFPSMRSDGSKGHSPNFSSELRLPDTEWRKMRSVCVEEQLSCCAMCQKVLTDPISTSCGHRFCRPCIISYWVQSAPSKSFSCPQCGERSRTGAGRLPANQSSYAPGDVGLQEILEEHKISLRRKCECVTEGSDETGSRSLLNRIYTDLYITEGQSEEDNTQHEVKQLEKASKNLHDSPIRCHDIFKALPDQHGSIRVVLTNGVAGVGKTFSVQKFTLDWAEGLENQDVSVVVLLSFRELNLIRDEQHSLLTLLHVFHPTLQKLPAEKLAVCKLLFIFDGLDESRLSLDFDDSQLVSDITQKSSVNVLLTNIIKGNLLPSALVWITSRPAAANQILPSCVNRVTEVRGFTDAQKEEYFRRRFSDGELSSRIISHIKTSRSLHIMCAIPVFCWITATVLENMLTAEQRGELPKTMTDMYSHFLLVQTKRKKKKYQEGRVRSPQELMGADKEVLLKLGRLAFEQLEKGNIIFYRKDLKQYGLDVKDASLYSGVCTEIFKRESVIFQKSVYCFVHLSIQEFLAAVYMFHCFTSRNTKVIKRFLGEHHTISKNGFIKNDQQQRYSKTTLDEFLKRIMEKYLRIIDGHLDLFVRFLHGLSVESNQRLLGGLLGQTENSPATIQRVINNLKKINNKNVCPNKSINIFQCLMEMKDLSVYKEVQQFLKSETRSEKLSEIQCSALAYMLQMSEEVLDELDLEKYNTSEAGRRRLIPALSNCRKARLRLCWLSEVRCSSLLSFLKSNPSHLTELDLSENNLPDAEVEELCGFLQIPLCKLQILRLKECRLSEGHCASLGSALESNPSHLTELDLSQNQDLKDAGVKGLCGFLQSPLCKLRILRLMNCSLSKIGCASLVSALKYNPSHLMELDLLENDLKESDVQQLEELVKSPCYNLESVWWWAL is encoded by the exons ATGGAAGACTGGGGTCTAAGGgagaacagagcagaacttccGGGATCCAGCTGTCCGTCTTTGAGGAGTGATGGATCCAAAGGACACTCTCCAAACTTTAGTAATGAACAGGCACTATCTTT aggTCAGCACTACAGACAGAAAGCAGACCCTAGAATATCCAGCTTTCCATCTATGAGGAGTGACGGATCCAAAGGACACTCTCCAAACTTCAGTAGTGAACTTGGACTCCCAGACACAGA aggTCAGCACTACAGACAAAAAACAGACCCTCGAAGATCTACCTTTCCATCTATGAGGAGTGACGGGTCGAAAGGACACTCTCCAAACTTCAGTAGTGAACTTAGACTCCCAGACACAGA ATGGAGGAAGATGAGAAGTGTTtgtgtggaggagcagctgtcCTGCTGTGCTATGTGTCAGAAGGTCCTGACAGATCCCATCTCCACCAGCTGTGGGCACAGGTTCTGCAGACCATGCATCATTTCATACTGGGTCCAGTCTGCTCCATCAAAATCCTTCTCCTGCCCTCAGTGTGGAGAAAGAAGCAGAACAGGAGCTGGACGTctgccagccaatcagagcagctaTGCTCCAG GAGATGTTGGTCTGCAGGAGATTTTAGAGGAACATAAGATCAGTCTCAGGAGGAAATGTGAATgtgtgactgaaggaagtgatgaaacaggaagtagatccctcctcaacaggatctacactgatctctacatcacagagggacagagtgaagaggataatacccaacatgaggtgaagcagctTGAGAAAGCTTCTAAGAACCTTCATGACTCTCCAATCAGGTGCCACGACATCTTTAAAGCCTTACCTGACCAACATGGATccatcagagtggttctaaCCAATGGCGTCGCTGGTgttggaaaaaccttctcagtgcagaagttcactctggactgggcagAGGGCTTGGAGAACCAAGATGTCAGTGTGGTGGTTCTGCTTTCATTCAGGGAGCTGAACTTGATCAGAGATGAGCAGCACAGTCTTCTCacactgctccatgttttccatccaacaCTTCAGAAACTCCCAGCAGAGAAACTGGCTGTCTGTaaacttctcttcatctttgatGGCCTGGATGAAAGCAGGCTTTCCCTGGACTTTGATGACAGTCAGCTTGTTTCTGACATCACACAGAAGTCATCGGTTaacgttctgctgacaaacatCATCAAGGGGAACCTGCTTCCCTCGGCTCTCGTCTGGATAACTTCTCgacctgcagcggccaatcaGATCCTTCCTTCATGTGTTAACAGGGTAACAGAAGTACGAGGCTTCACCGATGCCCAGAAGGAAGAGTACTTTAGGAGGAGGTTCAGTGATGgagagctgtccagcagaatcatctcccacatcaagacctccagaagcctccacatcatgtgtgcAATCCCAGTGTtttgctggatcactgctacggttctggagaacatgttgaccgcagagcagagaggagagctgccaaagaccatgactgacatgtactcacacttcctgctggtccagacgaagaggaagaagaagaagtaccaAGAAGGACGTGTGAGAAGTCCACAGGAGCTGATGGGGGCTGACAAGGAAGTTCTTCTGAAGCTGGGGAGGCTGGCGTTTGAACAACTGGAGAAAGGAAACATTATATTCTACCGAAAAGATCTTAAACAGTATGGTCTGGATGTCAAAGATGCCTCACTAtactcaggagtttgtacagagatCTTCAAAAGAGAGAGTGTGATCTTCCAGAAATCAgtctactgctttgttcatctgagcattcaggagtttctggctgcagtctacaTGTTCCACTGTTTCACCAGCAGGAACACGAAGGTGATAAAGAGATTCCTGGGAGAACATCACACCATCAGCAAAAATGGGTTTATAAAAAACGACCAGCAACAAAGATACAGTAAAACAACTCTGGATGAATTTCTGAAGAGAATCATGGAGAAATACCTCAGAATTATAGATGGCCACTTAGACCTGTTTGTTCGCTTCCTTCATGGGCTTTCTGTGGAGTCCAACCAGAGACTCTTAGgaggcctgctgggtcagacagagaacagtccaGCAACCATCCAGAGAGTCATCAACAATCTGAAGAAGATTAACAATAAGAATGTCTGTCCTAACAAAAGCATCAACATCTTTCAAtgtctgatggagatgaaggacctctCAGTATATAAGGAGGTCCAACagttcctgaaatcagagaccagatcagagaagctctcagagatccagtgctcagctctggcctacatgctgcagatgtcagaggaggttctggatgagttggacCTGGAAAAGTACAACACATCAGAAGCAGGACGACGGAGACTGATTCCAGCTTTGAGCaactgcagaaaggctcg attgaggCTCTGCTGGTTGTCAGAGGTCCGCTGTAGTTCTCTGTTGTCATTTCTGAAGTCCAACCcatcccatctgacagaactggacctgagtgaGAACAACCTGCCAGATGCTGAAGTGGAGGAACTCTGTGGTTTCTTACAGattcccctctgcaaactacagatattGAG attgaaggAGTGCAGGTTGTCAGAGGGCCACTGTGCTTCTTTGGGCTCGGCACTGgagtccaacccctcccatctgacagaactggaccttaGTCAGAACCAAGACCTGAAAGATGCGGGAGTGAAGGGGCTATGTGGTTTCCTACAGTCTCCTCTCTGCAAACTACGTATTTTGAG attgatgAACTGCAGTTTGTCAAAGATCGGCTGTGCCTCTCTGGTGTCTGCTCTAAAGTacaacccctcccatctgatgGAATTGGACCTGCTAGAAAATGACCTGAAGGAGTCAGATGTTCAACAGTTGGAGGAACTTGTAAAAAGTCCATGCTACAACCTGGAATCTGT gtggtGGTGGGCTTTGTag
- the LOC105932149 gene encoding NLR family CARD domain-containing protein 3 isoform X1: protein MEDWGLRENRAELPGSSCPSLRSDGSKGHSPNFSNEQALSLGQHYRQKADPRISSFPSMRSDGSKGHSPNFSSELGLPDTEGQHYGQKTDPRRSTFPSMRSDGSKGHSPNFSSELGLPDIEGQHYRQKTDPRRSTFPSMRSDGSKGHSPNFSSELRLPDTEWRKMRSVCVEEQLSCCAMCQKVLTDPISTSCGHRFCRPCIISYWVQSAPSKSFSCPQCGERSRTGAGRLPANQSSYAPGDVGLQEILEEHKISLRRKCECVTEGSDETGSRSLLNRIYTDLYITEGQSEEDNTQHEVKQLEKASKNLHDSPIRCHDIFKALPDQHGSIRVVLTNGVAGVGKTFSVQKFTLDWAEGLENQDVSVVVLLSFRELNLIRDEQHSLLTLLHVFHPTLQKLPAEKLAVCKLLFIFDGLDESRLSLDFDDSQLVSDITQKSSVNVLLTNIIKGNLLPSALVWITSRPAAANQILPSCVNRVTEVRGFTDAQKEEYFRRRFSDGELSSRIISHIKTSRSLHIMCAIPVFCWITATVLENMLTAEQRGELPKTMTDMYSHFLLVQTKRKKKKYQEGRVRSPQELMGADKEVLLKLGRLAFEQLEKGNIIFYRKDLKQYGLDVKDASLYSGVCTEIFKRESVIFQKSVYCFVHLSIQEFLAAVYMFHCFTSRNTKVIKRFLGEHHTISKNGFIKNDQQQRYSKTTLDEFLKRIMEKYLRIIDGHLDLFVRFLHGLSVESNQRLLGGLLGQTENSPATIQRVINNLKKINNKNVCPNKSINIFQCLMEMKDLSVYKEVQQFLKSETRSEKLSEIQCSALAYMLQMSEEVLDELDLEKYNTSEAGRRRLIPALSNCRKARLRLCWLSEVRCSSLLSFLKSNPSHLTELDLSENNLPDAEVEELCGFLQIPLCKLQILRLKECRLSEGHCASLGSALESNPSHLTELDLSQNQDLKDAGVKGLCGFLQSPLCKLRILRLMNCSLSKIGCASLVSALKYNPSHLMELDLLENDLKESDVQQLEELVKSPCYNLESVWWWAL from the exons ATGGAAGACTGGGGTCTAAGGgagaacagagcagaacttccGGGATCCAGCTGTCCGTCTTTGAGGAGTGATGGATCCAAAGGACACTCTCCAAACTTTAGTAATGAACAGGCACTATCTTT aggTCAGCACTACAGACAGAAAGCAGACCCTAGAATATCCAGCTTTCCATCTATGAGGAGTGACGGATCCAAAGGACACTCTCCAAACTTCAGTAGTGAACTTGGACTCCCAGACACAGA AGGTCAGCACTACGGACAAAAAACAGACCCTCGAAGATCTACCTTTCCATCTATGAGGAGTGACGGGTCGAAAGGACACTCTCCAAACTTCAGTAGTGAACTTGGACTCCCAGACATAGA aggTCAGCACTACAGACAAAAAACAGACCCTCGAAGATCTACCTTTCCATCTATGAGGAGTGACGGGTCGAAAGGACACTCTCCAAACTTCAGTAGTGAACTTAGACTCCCAGACACAGA ATGGAGGAAGATGAGAAGTGTTtgtgtggaggagcagctgtcCTGCTGTGCTATGTGTCAGAAGGTCCTGACAGATCCCATCTCCACCAGCTGTGGGCACAGGTTCTGCAGACCATGCATCATTTCATACTGGGTCCAGTCTGCTCCATCAAAATCCTTCTCCTGCCCTCAGTGTGGAGAAAGAAGCAGAACAGGAGCTGGACGTctgccagccaatcagagcagctaTGCTCCAG GAGATGTTGGTCTGCAGGAGATTTTAGAGGAACATAAGATCAGTCTCAGGAGGAAATGTGAATgtgtgactgaaggaagtgatgaaacaggaagtagatccctcctcaacaggatctacactgatctctacatcacagagggacagagtgaagaggataatacccaacatgaggtgaagcagctTGAGAAAGCTTCTAAGAACCTTCATGACTCTCCAATCAGGTGCCACGACATCTTTAAAGCCTTACCTGACCAACATGGATccatcagagtggttctaaCCAATGGCGTCGCTGGTgttggaaaaaccttctcagtgcagaagttcactctggactgggcagAGGGCTTGGAGAACCAAGATGTCAGTGTGGTGGTTCTGCTTTCATTCAGGGAGCTGAACTTGATCAGAGATGAGCAGCACAGTCTTCTCacactgctccatgttttccatccaacaCTTCAGAAACTCCCAGCAGAGAAACTGGCTGTCTGTaaacttctcttcatctttgatGGCCTGGATGAAAGCAGGCTTTCCCTGGACTTTGATGACAGTCAGCTTGTTTCTGACATCACACAGAAGTCATCGGTTaacgttctgctgacaaacatCATCAAGGGGAACCTGCTTCCCTCGGCTCTCGTCTGGATAACTTCTCgacctgcagcggccaatcaGATCCTTCCTTCATGTGTTAACAGGGTAACAGAAGTACGAGGCTTCACCGATGCCCAGAAGGAAGAGTACTTTAGGAGGAGGTTCAGTGATGgagagctgtccagcagaatcatctcccacatcaagacctccagaagcctccacatcatgtgtgcAATCCCAGTGTtttgctggatcactgctacggttctggagaacatgttgaccgcagagcagagaggagagctgccaaagaccatgactgacatgtactcacacttcctgctggtccagacgaagaggaagaagaagaagtaccaAGAAGGACGTGTGAGAAGTCCACAGGAGCTGATGGGGGCTGACAAGGAAGTTCTTCTGAAGCTGGGGAGGCTGGCGTTTGAACAACTGGAGAAAGGAAACATTATATTCTACCGAAAAGATCTTAAACAGTATGGTCTGGATGTCAAAGATGCCTCACTAtactcaggagtttgtacagagatCTTCAAAAGAGAGAGTGTGATCTTCCAGAAATCAgtctactgctttgttcatctgagcattcaggagtttctggctgcagtctacaTGTTCCACTGTTTCACCAGCAGGAACACGAAGGTGATAAAGAGATTCCTGGGAGAACATCACACCATCAGCAAAAATGGGTTTATAAAAAACGACCAGCAACAAAGATACAGTAAAACAACTCTGGATGAATTTCTGAAGAGAATCATGGAGAAATACCTCAGAATTATAGATGGCCACTTAGACCTGTTTGTTCGCTTCCTTCATGGGCTTTCTGTGGAGTCCAACCAGAGACTCTTAGgaggcctgctgggtcagacagagaacagtccaGCAACCATCCAGAGAGTCATCAACAATCTGAAGAAGATTAACAATAAGAATGTCTGTCCTAACAAAAGCATCAACATCTTTCAAtgtctgatggagatgaaggacctctCAGTATATAAGGAGGTCCAACagttcctgaaatcagagaccagatcagagaagctctcagagatccagtgctcagctctggcctacatgctgcagatgtcagaggaggttctggatgagttggacCTGGAAAAGTACAACACATCAGAAGCAGGACGACGGAGACTGATTCCAGCTTTGAGCaactgcagaaaggctcg attgaggCTCTGCTGGTTGTCAGAGGTCCGCTGTAGTTCTCTGTTGTCATTTCTGAAGTCCAACCcatcccatctgacagaactggacctgagtgaGAACAACCTGCCAGATGCTGAAGTGGAGGAACTCTGTGGTTTCTTACAGattcccctctgcaaactacagatattGAG attgaaggAGTGCAGGTTGTCAGAGGGCCACTGTGCTTCTTTGGGCTCGGCACTGgagtccaacccctcccatctgacagaactggaccttaGTCAGAACCAAGACCTGAAAGATGCGGGAGTGAAGGGGCTATGTGGTTTCCTACAGTCTCCTCTCTGCAAACTACGTATTTTGAG attgatgAACTGCAGTTTGTCAAAGATCGGCTGTGCCTCTCTGGTGTCTGCTCTAAAGTacaacccctcccatctgatgGAATTGGACCTGCTAGAAAATGACCTGAAGGAGTCAGATGTTCAACAGTTGGAGGAACTTGTAAAAAGTCCATGCTACAACCTGGAATCTGT gtggtGGTGGGCTTTGTag